taatttgtatttatttatataatgtatataaacctattttaatgtgatatatatatggaaaatatgtcttaagtattttaaacttgcatagaTAAGcattgttaaggccatgttgaatgtgtgcctctgcctgtttaagtaagagtctgcgatacatgatttattatgagattgtttgggtttgttttggtatggggatatggtaataattgtatttgttcaggtcttgaaaaaggtcttaaaaagtcttttaAAAACTCTACAGCAACCCTGAAATGACTTACTTAaaactgtctctgcatattaaagggatagttcaccctcatgccataccagatgactttctttcttctgctgaacacaaacaaagatttttagaagattttcaACTCtataggtcaatacaatgcaagtgaatggtgccagaactttgaaggtccaaaaagcatataaaggcagctgaaaagtaatccatacaactcaagtgattaaattcatgtcttcagaagtgatgtgatgggtgtgggtgagaaacaggtaaatatttaagtccttttttactattaatcctCACTGCCCAGAAGGCATATGTGAAAATAATGTGAATTGCTAAAAACCAaattgtggaagtgaaagtggagatttatagtaaaaaaggacttaaatatttatctgtttcacacctacatgttatatcgcttctgaagatatagatttaaccactggagtcttattgattacttttatgctgcctttatatgctttttggacctgcattgtgaggacctacagagctgaaatattcttctaaaaatctttgtttttgttcagcagaagaaagaaagtcatacacatctgggatggcatgagggtgagtaaatgatgagagaagtttcatgtttgggtgaaccattcctttaagctgGGTTTGGAGAATGTATTTTCACTCAGGAAAAGTTACACACCAGCTTTGAGCATAAACCCTTAGATCAAAAAGTTCtttgagatcatgagaaacaaattcagttaaatgtgtccaaacttttgactggtgtaTTGGGTCCTACTTTAGACGAAGCACGTGttcaagtacatttttggctcatttggttttaaaatgttatttatttaattactattCATCTAACACATGATCTTAGAATCAAATCACACATAACAGAATTATTAACAATGCAATTTGAACACCAATTTTTTGATTATAGCTTTTTACTCTTTCACGATATTTAGGTGAAGCCGAGCAGTAATCAGGTGAATCTGGCCTCCTGCTGTGTGATGCCTCCAGATCTCACTGCCTTTGCTAAAGAGTTTGACATACAGTTGCTAACTCACAATGACCCCAAAGGTGTGTATTTAATACTGAGTCACTGGGCTTAATGACTGATGATGAAATAACATTAGTAACAGCTAGTAATGCCAATCTTGCTTCTTGTATGTAGAGCTAATCAGTGCAGCAGGCTTCCAGGAAGCAGTGCAGGAGAGCAGTAAGGAGCTGCAGGTGGTTGATTGGAGGCTGGAGTGGGTCTTGCGTTACTCCATCATCGTCAAGAGCAGAGGCATCATAAAATCCAAGGGCTACATCGTTCATGCTAAAAAAAGCAGCGACCATTAACACATCCTGTTTGAGGGGGTCCTGAATTTCTACCAAATTCGTTAGAGAACTGAATTAATCGGTGATGAATTTGTCACATGAAAGTGAATGAGTCATtttttgaatggaaaaaaaatggaaattcacTTGACTCTTGAATAGTTCACACACACATAACAACCAAACAGAATGTTGATTTATACAACTTCAACTCTTTGGACTTTTTTCTCTCATAactttgaatattcagatgtctATCTGTTCTCATAGACATATGTAAGGTGCctctttttgtctgtttctctgtttttgtCAGCTTGACCTCGTGTTCTTTTTTGCTTGTCCACGGTATTTATCCAAAGGgtaaaaatcaaatgtaaaacTGTTAATAGTGGGTGCTGACACTCCAGAAAAAGCAATAGAAATGCTTCAAAtaccaagtttttttttgtttttgtttttttttttttttttagctagttAGGTATTTAAGTACATAAATGCGCATGAGTTTTAACTAAGAGGACTATAACACCAAAAAAGCCCTCATTTTCAGATTTATAGAAGAGATACAGCTGTATTGCCCTAATGGTTTTGGTGAAAAACTTTGAacgcattttatttaaaaatgttttgacaaGAATGGGTTTTTACAAACAGTGTGCCACAAAATTgtaaattttttactttaaattttaaGTTCTGCTTGCGTTTTAAGTTTGTGTAACATGTTGACTGATGCTTTGCTTAGAATGATCAGTAGATGCTTTGTTACTTGTCAGTAGAAAATTCAATCTCTTTTGCATCCCTGTGTAAGCTAAATGCTTTGCTTATCTAAGATAAAAGAAATATTCAAATGAGTAACTGTAGTGGGATGCTGTTAGCATGTATGGCACGAACAGCATTAATTAGTTGTAAATAAAACACTGGAAAATTCCACACTTGAAAGAAACACAAATTTAGTACCAATATCTAGCAAattttcagaatatatatatatatatatatacacatatatatatatacatatatatacacacatatatctgTGTTATTTATACATCAGAAAGACGATTCCTGTCGGGTCCAAATCGAAAAAGAAAGAATTTTCATGTACTGTTCATGTAATTACTATTTCCTAATCCCATATTGTGTTATACATATTTAAACTTAAGAATAGAAAATGAACCATGAACTGGCATTGTGTTGTCTCATTCATTTCAAATACTTGTgtcctcctgagacccagcaaaaatCTAACTTTTGGCTTTTAGATAATTTTTAGTATTGTATTTGGTatacaaacattttaatgtttagaaATACATAATATATTACTATTGAATGATCTCGAGTGTGTTAAGATAACAGTTACTATTAAAACCTGCAGAATCCATATCATTTCTTGTAACTCACCATAAGCACAGATCTGCTCATCTGTGTTTTCATGCATCTATTACTCTTGCCTGAGCGGTTAGAACTTACGTCACCCAGGCGGAAGTACACTGAGCGTCCTCAGTGACAAGATGGTGGCCACCAGGAGAGGTACACGCGTGGGCTCCCCAACGAAAAATACTAGCGATGAAGCTTCTGGAGTCACGGTAAGCAGTATACTTTCCCTGCTTTAGCTACTTGGTTATTCTATTCTTCGCAAGCGGCAATGTCTCGATTTTAAATGTAGTGCTTAATGTACACGCTTGCAAGAATGAATCGCAGCATGTATCCATGCTTGGGCAGTAAAGTGTGGAGAAACTTCCTGGGATAAGAAATAATGATTAAACCTGGAAAATAATAAAAGCATGTAGGCCCGAATAGAAAAATATtgccttatttttatttatactgcgtgaccaattattaggcaagtgagtattctgatcttataattatttcatgtacattttccaactccaaaccatataaactcgaatgcttattggattcaatcattttcaggtggtatgtatttgtgatgtgggagggtgtggcgaaagtgacttaACACCTTATATCagggtgtgcataattattaggcagcttcattaatagtcaactggggcgcaaaaaaaacgcatggagaagaaaaggtgcaaataACTGCAAAAGACtagagaagaattaaacgtgaagctaccaggaacccattatcctccaatgctaccatattccagaactgcaacctacctggagtgtccagaagtacaaggtgtcaagtgctcagagacatggccacggtcaagaaggctgaaacacgacaaccactgaatatattcacaagttgaagcatcaagattgggcaaagaaatacatgaagacagatttttcaaaggttttatggaccgATGAGAGTGATCTTGATGGActagatggatgggcccgtggctggatcactaatggacacagggcaccacttcgagtcaggtgccaacaaggtggaggaggggtgctggtatgggctgctatcattaaggatgaggtagttggaccttttcgagttgaagatggactgaaactaaactctcaaacctactgccagtttctggaaagtactgtcttcaagcagtggtacaggaagaagtcctcagcattcaagaaggccacgatctttatgcaggacaatgctccatcacatgcatccaagtactccactgcttggctagccagcaagggcctcaaagacttggcccccttcctcacctgacttaaatcctactgagaacttgtgggcccttcttaaacgtgagatttacagtgagggaagacaatacacctctttgaacagcatttgggaggctgtggttactgcttcagcgaaagttgatcgtgaacagatcaagaaactgacagactctatggatggaaggctcatggcagttattgaaaaaggTGGCTCTttttggtcactgaatatttttgaaaggccaaaaatgttatttaattgtcattttgtgttacttatttgttgcgcctactctaaaaattgagaatgaacaattgagttgggagaaattatttttgtaatttagttgcctaataattgtgcacacttacatattcccctgagaaagacaaaactcactttttctttgttaaacattcaggtttgaggttcaataacattttggattgactgagagcattgtgtttgttcaacaataaaattaatcctgaggaatacaatttgcctaataattgggcatgcagtgtagTGTCGCCTGTTTTGTATTCTGCTTCCTCGACTTGTCTGttccaaaccaaaaaaaaataaataaaaaaatgcaagacTAAACTGTAGTTTTGAGCTGCTAAAAAGATATCATTGGATCTGCATTTTGTCAACGTGTGATATGTAGTGTTTATAGTCTTTCCAATTACAGAGCTTATGTCTGAATATattaatgcataaaattatgaatCTGAAATGTAGCTGAATCTCACGAAGCCTGTTTAGAAACATATTTCAGCCTAAAGAGAAAAAAATCGATTATTTTCCATGAACATACCAcccatatttatatttttgttattttcataactttaaaacacttGGCATTTTAGTAAAGTATTTATACCTCACGATAACTAATTAAAAACAGTATTGATATATTTGTAAAGTATTAGATCATGATAGTATTTGTACTGCCTTTTTTAATGCTGTTTTTAATTTCTAAATGTGCCCGGAGTCTGGACAGGATCATTTTCATTGCtgaattacagtaatgataattgcAAACAAATGCAAAAGTGAAACATCCACACacattgttattaagaatttgaAGGGGAAATGTGCTTAGTTATCATGAATTAGCACTATATTTTTATAGTCCTTTTAATAGACTTGATAGAtagcaaaatttatattaaagatttctgttttcttttgattttggggtgaaataaggCTTGGCCCTGGACATGTACTTCAAGTGATTCACTCACATCTACATCTATTAAAGTGGTTGGcaaacctttttgacatgaagtgcagATTTACATTTTCTTTGTTAATCACTGTGCTACTGTGGACTTTAGTAATCATCAGAAAAACACTACCTAATTGGTCAGACAAACTATAGGTTAGCCAgccttaacccctaaccctaacaaatcagGTAGCGCCAGCATAGCCAATGCAAAGCAGACACGTTTACCTGTGTGCGGTATCGTCGGCTTGTGATGCCTGAATGGTTTGTGTACACATAACTAAATTAAACATGTTGTGTGATTTTTGAGGAAGGATTGCATTAAGAGGTAGATAGCCGTGCAAGTGCGAgggacttcatataaataaaatacttactACTCTCTCTTGCAGCTGCTCGTGTGCCAGTGATTATCCCACCATGCCATAAGTTGCGACACTGATCTATAATGTATTAGTTTTGTATCTCAAATCAATTGCCATAAGTCACACTTGTGTTTAAAAACATGAATGCTAATAATGATAAATCCTGACATGATTTGATACAAATATTTTTCTCACAGGAGCCCACTCCTTCAACCAGAAGAACACGACGAAGAACTATAATAAAGGAGACACAGTCGCAGTCGGAACTCACTAGTGACTCTCAGCCAGATAAGCCAAAAGATGATAGTGCTGCCCCTTCCTTACGAGCAAGTCCACGTAAGAGAGAAACTAGAAGATCCAGGCGTCTTCCTGCAAATAAAAAACAGCCTGACTCTACCCATGAAGCTGATGTCTCGGAATCAGAATCCTGTTGCTCTGCAGTTTCAGATGTGCATGCGACACCTAGAACTCGTAGAAGAACTGCGGTGCGGGAGAAACCTAAAGGCACAACACAGGATGAAGCATCTGATGCTGAATCCTGCTTATCTTCAGTTTCTGCGACCCGTTCACCCAGAGCCCGACGTAGCCTGAAGAAACGAGCTCAGACTGCAGCAGCCTCTAATGCTGCAAAGGGTGATGATGCCAGGGATCTGTCAGGGGCAGAGTCTTGTAGCTCTGTTGTGTCTTTCACTAAAGTTCTGGACACTCGTAGAATAACCAGGAGCCACAGAAAAACTGTGGTTGCCACCACAGAAGCAGACCTGTCAGAACAAGAGTCGTGCTCGTCTAGTGTTTCCGCCCTTCGGGGCTCAGTGGTTCGCAGGTCCACACGAAACCAGAAGGTAAAACAAACTGAACCAATCCCTTTGAACTTGGAAGATACCACAGACACCCCTTCCTCTCCAAGGTCCAGCAGATCAAGAGACCGTAGACGCAAGGCAAAGTCAGGAGTTGAAGACGTATATAGCTCTGAAGGATGCAAATCTGGTCCTAGCAGGAGTCCTTGGAGATCCACCAGGCGTCAAGCCAAACTGAACACTTTGGTTGGCGAGTCCGATTCAGAATCGGTAGCTACTGATGTATGCACCTCTCAAGGTAGTCCAAGCTCTTTAAGAGGATGGGGAACTCCTTCTAGTAGCCGAACTGGCTCTGCCAGTAGTAACCGGGCTGTTCCTGTAACCAGGACAAGAAGCAAAGCAAGAGATACCTCTGATTTGAGCATTACCGTAACAAAATTTGCTGCCATGCCTGAGAAAAAACAAGAGGGCAAAGAGCATGAGCCAATACCTCCCCATCCTGAAAGTCTTCCAGTACCAAAAGATGAGAAAGTTGAGGACACAGTGGAACAGTTGGACAGCACCATAACCATGGACACCAGTAAAGCCCAGGAGAGCACCATGATTGAGGGCACATTTGGAGATCTCACTCTATTTCTCGAGCAGGATGAGCCAGTCGAAAGTAGTGCGGGTGCAGAAGTCGAAATGCTGGAACCTCCGAGCATGCAAGAGACTGAGTGTCAAGTTAGAGGCGTGACTGTGTTTGAAACTGCAGACCTGGTGGAGGACTGTGGGACAGAAACACAGGTGCATCAAGAAGCCATGGCTGAAGTGGATTTTCAAGTAACTGAGGATAGAGCAGACACTGGagatgttgccatggaaaatgaGCCAGAGTTTGTGGAAGCAAACCATGCTTTTGAAGATCAGGCATGTTCTGAGTCTGCCAAAACTGCCAACCTTGTGGAGGACTGTGGGACTGAAACACAGAAGCATCAAGATGAAACCGTGGCTGAAGTTGGCATTACAGTAACTGAGGATAAAGTAGAGACAGGAAATTTTGCAGTGGAAGAAAATGAGCCAGAGTTTGTAGAAGCAAACCATGCTGTTGACGATGATGCATGTTCTGAGCCTCCTAGGGAGCATACAGTAGGTGCCACCTCAGAGGATCCTGTACCAGCTATGGATGAGAACATTATGATAGATATTGAGGAACTTGAAATTGTTGACTGTAAGAAAGGCGTTGTAGTTATCAATGATCCTAGTGACACCGTTAAGGCAACTGTGGACGAAGCTTCTATAACATTTACTGATGTGGAAGGCCCCTCGTCAAGCTCGATTACTCAAGCTGATTTGCCTACTGCAGAAGAACCATTTAGGAAAGCTCCTCCACAGATAGGAATGATCAGTTTACTAGACAACAGCGAGGATGAGGAGAGTGCTGATGAAGGTCTATCAGcagatgaagaggaggaggatcaATCACAGAAAGCTGAAAACATGCAGAGTGTAGAAGAATCAATGTACTCTTATGGAAATCAGATGTCAGTAGAAGCAGAGGCTCACAGTAATGGATTGTTTGTCATAGACACTAGGCCCGGACTACGGCCTGAGGGAAAGTACTATGTTGATGCAAAGCAAACAGAGGAAGAGGATGAGGAGGATTTTGTTGACGAGGAAGGCGATGAAGACGAAGACAAAGATTCAAAAGTgcttttttcatccaaaaagccaCTGTAAGTGAATTTTACTGTCCCTGTTATACTGGTGCTATTTATTTAGTCTAAACATTGTTTGGTTGAGCTCCTCAACCAGCATAGcgacattggttgagtcaatggtGTGATTTTGGGGCAGGACCATCTGTTTTCCGACCAGTGGAAGACGGGGTGTCATAGAAATcaaacatgactttttttttccatttggtgATACCAGTTTTTCCCACACATTTTttctagcaattttttttttatggttgcgctagttttttttaatgcagataTTGCacaattcacttttacatttttcttgcaGTTTGAAAACATTTAGTCAACACTGgttttgtctctctgtctctcaggaCACAATTATCCAGTTCCATTGATACAGGTCTGAAAATGAAGGAACTTGGTGGTTTGTACATCAGTTTTGATGGCAGCAAGCCAAAGAGTCTTTCCAACAGTTTGAAAATGCAGAAGAAGCAGAACAATCAGGATGAGGTAATGTTATcgatttttataatttattgttcTAGGTGAAATAATGGTCAAGTTGCATATCTGAGGAAAACGTACTCTGTAATGAAACATGAGATGCTGCATTGGACACTTTAAACATTTCTTTCAACTGTTAATGCTCAGTTAATCTGaagttaattaaaaacatttattttgtagtTGCTGAAGAAGAGTGTTATTGTTCCGGATTTGGAGAAGAAAGATGCTGTACCACCTTACAAGGAATCAAAGCATGCTGCTAAACTCAAGCGCaaggttttaaagcattttaactcattagggcccaagcactgaatgtGTGGAGGCCCGGTTGACATCTCTGTAGCACCCTCATTTTCATCTACAGTTACTAAAATTGGTACatgtatagttctcatcaagccggacaacttttcataattatagttattagctctgcCAAACAGGAAGTCAgacatttttgattttttaaatattgcagtctctgaacttttaaaatactcctcctaggggattcatgagactgtcaccacatttagacagtattatgccaagacactgaagatgctaaattgtgaacaggtttttgatatatcgaacggtgttgccatggtgaggcattaaatgaatgatgaaaaataggaaacaggaagtgtgtcatatcttgtgtgtgatttagatcaaaattgagatgcatgtttagtcttgggggctaatcacatggatgtgactattttgggtcacagtcatagtgccaccacctggcagcaggaagagtggctcttacaacagactttaaaataggcctcttatatttacccaaattgcttaattgtttagaataatgccaaatgcatttccaccttgcattgttttctgaaagccaccgggtggcaATGGAacattatgtatatttttttatttttgaaatagtattacacagaattttgatatGTAGTTTTCAGGCTTTTGGGTCTGGGTTCTAAAAATTGCATTTTGggaacatttattaatcttatttatataaatgtcatATTCAGTTGGAAAGAGAAAAGACCGCTGGTGATGGCTGGTTCAACATGAAAGCCCCTGAATTAACAGAAGAGCTCAAAAATGACCTGAAGGCATTGAAGATGCGCTCGGCCATGGACCCCAAGCGCTTCTACAAGAAGAACGACAGAGATGGATTTCCTAAGTACTTTCAGGTGAGTGGGAAGTCTTTATCAGCAATAATTCCTTAAACAGTACTATACAAAGTCTAATGACTTTTTTTCAGAAAGCTattgatttgaagaaaaaaaaaaaactgaatacaACAAATTGTAAATGGTAGCATTATAAAACCCCATAAAGGTAGATAAATGCTTTGCAATTAACCACAGCCATACATGTTCAAAGAAAGCAGACAATTGCATATTATTCCAGTCTTTTCAGTAAAGTTTCACTCTTTGTTTCAGGTTGGCACAGTGGTTGACAGCCCAGTGGACTTTTATAATTCCCGAATCCCCAAGAAACAAAGGAAAAGGACCATTGTGGAGGAGCTGCTTGCTGATGCAGAGTTTAGAAGGTAAGCTCATGAAACTTTTTGGAGTAAAACATgttgaattatttgtatttatgacAGTGGGCTTTAATTATTGACTGTTGAATTGTTTCATCACAGTAGTTTTAAATTGtcattctaaaacacttttttttccccctcttttcaGCTATAACAAAAAGAAATATCAGGAGATCATGACAGAAAAAGCAGCACATGCTGCTGGCAAGATGCACAAAAAGAagcatattttccataaaaagaaaatgaataaataatttagtATGGTAAATGACATTTTCCTTCTGTTTGTGATATTTTTAAACAGGAATTTCACTCTAGTAAATATAAGGCTTTTAGTTTATATATGGCTTATATTTCTTTGCAACCAATGTAAATTCAGTGCTTGCGTAATTCTAAAATGTTAGTGGATTATTGAAAGTGATGTTTTTTGGCATGCAAAAGGATTCTTCAAAAcattaatttttacaaaatttgtacagagaAAAACACTGAATTTACGCTTTTCAAACGTTTttcattgaaaagaaaaaagtatccTGTGGAAAAAGTGTGGATGGATAATAATTTGATTGAGAAAACGATTAATTACAAACAGTCATTATGTCTGACGTGGCTTATCTTTGTGGCTTTGTGGATTAACAATAAATCAAGTCAAACAAATTTGTGCTTTGTTTTTCTTCTCTTTACAAATACTGTTACTGGACTATCATTATTTGTTCATATCATTAAAACTGCTTGTGAAGCTGCTTGAATCCTCTTTCATTCAACATCGAGTCACATAATACAACAATACATTAAAAGCTACAGTTAAGAGTCTAGAGGCAACCTGTGGTCATTACGTCCATGTGTGTTATCCACTGTTTCCTGACTGTGATGCGTTTCTGTAAAGGTTCTTGTAGATTTTGCTCAAACTTTCTTCAAATATGGCTCTGTGGGGCTTCCCGGTGTAAACGGCTGCTTTGTTACTCCAAAATGTTCCGTTGTCTAAATGAACAGATGGTTCTCCAGGAAGAAGCCTGCATGGACCGGACAGTGTGTTACACAATGTTCACTGAATATCAAACTAAACTCATTCATAACTGTGTATGGCAAATAACGAACTAATCCCTTAAACCAAGGATATAAACATCTTAACTTTGAATCTACAGCAAGTTtatgcagagttttttttttgtttttttaaggggccatttacacaacgttttcaactaaaaacagaaaactatgcgttttggctgttcgtttacacgacaatggcgttttggggcctgaaaacgcaaacgggtttcaaagtgcaagtttttgaaaatgatgccgttatcgtctccgtgtaaacatacaaaaacatgaatttgtgaaacgatgacgtcatgtgcatgtgtattacgtgttatataaagtatgatggattgataggcatcaatttgagatgtataattatcaatatgaatactggtgtctgtgcaaataataaacaatttattcacttggagtgttttgtatggagtgtgaacattgtacagtaggcagaacctgcaatttgaaaatcttaatgtgtggattcagatgggaaaaatgtatttgtattttaaatattatttacttttatttgatgtacctttaccctgcaattacaccgcttatgtatatagcctatagacag
This is a stretch of genomic DNA from Myxocyprinus asiaticus isolate MX2 ecotype Aquarium Trade chromosome 24, UBuf_Myxa_2, whole genome shotgun sequence. It encodes these proteins:
- the LOC127414845 gene encoding serine-rich adhesin for platelets-like, producing MVATRRGTRVGSPTKNTSDEASGVTEPTPSTRRTRRRTIIKETQSQSELTSDSQPDKPKDDSAAPSLRASPRKRETRRSRRLPANKKQPDSTHEADVSESESCCSAVSDVHATPRTRRRTAVREKPKGTTQDEASDAESCLSSVSATRSPRARRSLKKRAQTAAASNAAKGDDARDLSGAESCSSVVSFTKVLDTRRITRSHRKTVVATTEADLSEQESCSSSVSALRGSVVRRSTRNQKVKQTEPIPLNLEDTTDTPSSPRSSRSRDRRRKAKSGVEDVYSSEGCKSGPSRSPWRSTRRQAKLNTLVGESDSESVATDVCTSQGSPSSLRGWGTPSSSRTGSASSNRAVPVTRTRSKARDTSDLSITVTKFAAMPEKKQEGKEHEPIPPHPESLPVPKDEKVEDTVEQLDSTITMDTSKAQESTMIEGTFGDLTLFLEQDEPVESSAGAEVEMLEPPSMQETECQVRGVTVFETADLVEDCGTETQVHQEAMAEVDFQVTEDRADTGDVAMENEPEFVEANHAFEDQACSESAKTANLVEDCGTETQKHQDETVAEVGITVTEDKVETGNFAVEENEPEFVEANHAVDDDACSEPPREHTVGATSEDPVPAMDENIMIDIEELEIVDCKKGVVVINDPSDTVKATVDEASITFTDVEGPSSSSITQADLPTAEEPFRKAPPQIGMISLLDNSEDEESADEGLSADEEEEDQSQKAENMQSVEESMYSYGNQMSVEAEAHSNGLFVIDTRPGLRPEGKYYVDAKQTEEEDEEDFVDEEGDEDEDKDSKVLFSSKKPLTQLSSSIDTGLKMKELGGLYISFDGSKPKSLSNSLKMQKKQNNQDELLKKSVIVPDLEKKDAVPPYKESKHAAKLKRKLEREKTAGDGWFNMKAPELTEELKNDLKALKMRSAMDPKRFYKKNDRDGFPKYFQVGTVVDSPVDFYNSRIPKKQRKRTIVEELLADAEFRSYNKKKYQEIMTEKAAHAAGKMHKKKHIFHKKKMNK